The following are encoded in a window of Thunnus albacares chromosome 17, fThuAlb1.1, whole genome shotgun sequence genomic DNA:
- the LOC122966672 gene encoding MAPK regulated corepressor interacting protein 2-like, which produces MMYTITRGPSKLVTQRRTGPTQQLDNKINDFKHKQTSWSMPDLPAPKIVFNRLNGKKYHHPTPALPADNQHEESFTPAHEENVKFVYDAWQEVVQQEQGPDAAQGAVHYKETTPSPHMDSFVPIDLDEWWAQRFLANIDKLS; this is translated from the exons ATGATGTACACAATTACAAGAGGTCCCAGCAAACTGGTCACCCAGCGACGGACAG GGCCTACACAGCAGCTTGACAACAAAATTAACGACTTCAAGCACAAACAAACGTCCTGGAGCATGCCTGA CCTTCCTGCACCCAAGATAGTTTTCAACCGTCTGAATGGTAAGAAGTACCATCACCCTACTCCGGCTCTGCCCGCAGACAATCAGCATGAAGAGAGCTTCACCCCTGCACACGAAGAAAACGTCAAGTTTGTCTATGATG cgTGGCAGGAGGTGGTGCAGCAGGAGCAGGGGCCTGACGCGGCTCAGGGAGCAGTCCACTATAAAGAGACCACTCCCAGCCCACACATGGACA GCTTTGTGCCGATAGATCTGGATGAATGGTGGGCTCAGCGTTTCCTCGCCAACATTGACAAGCTATCCTGA
- the trap1 gene encoding heat shock protein 75 kDa, mitochondrial, with the protein MSRCLALARFALGFSQRTNSRLMTCARGLSSRTVSRSFTGYLQVGQQQRWSSRPRVWSSQQSCLGISQQSYYSTQEAEKVPEKEPEKEPEEEPLHTIISDTESVQGSFSKHEFQAETKKLLDIVARSLYSEKEVFIRELISNGSDALEKLRHKLITAGGETAPMEIHLQTDAAKGTFTIQDTGVGMNQEELIANLGTIARSGSKAFLDALQNQAEASSTIIGQFGVGFYSAFMVADRVDVYSQASEPGTPGYKWSSDGSGAFEIAEASGVQQGTKIVLHLKDDCKEFCSEDRVKDVVTKYSNFVSFPIFLNGRRLNTLQALWMMEPKEISDWQHEEFYRYVAQAYDKPRYTLHYRADAPLNIRSIFYVPEAKPSMFDVSREMGSSVALYSRKVLIQTKATDILPKWLRFLRGVVDSEDIPLNLSRELLQESALIRKLRDVLQQRVIRFLLDQGKKEPEKYNKFFEDYGLFMREGIVTTHEQDVKEDIAKLLRFESSALPVGQQTSLMEYSARMKAGTRNIYYLCAPNRHLAEHSPYYEAMKQKDMEVLFCYEQFDELTLLHLREFDKKKLISAETDIVVDHYKEEKFEDSKPASERLTQEQADDLIAWMKNTLSTRVTNIKLTPRLDTHPAMITVLEMGAARHFLRTQQLARSAEERAQILQPTLEINAGHDLIKKLHALKDTNSELAGLLLEQIYDNAMITAGLNDDPRPMVSRLNDLLTKALEKH; encoded by the exons ATGTCCCGCTGCCTCGCGCTGGCTCGGTTCGCCCTCGGTTTCTCTCAGAGGACCAATTCACGACTGATGACATGTGCACGCGGGCTGAGCAGCCGGACTGTGTCGCGCTCCTTCACTGGAT ACTTGCAGGTTGGACAGCAGCAGAGGTGGAGCAGCCGGCCCAGAGTGTGGAGCTCTCAGCAGTCCTGCCTCGGCATCAGCCAGCAGTCGTACTACAGCACCCAGGAGGCCGAGAAAGTGCCTGAGAAAGAGCCCGAGAAAGAGCCCGAGGAGGAGCCTCTGCACACAATCATCAGTGACACCGAGTCCGTACAAG GCAGCTTCTCCAAACATGAATTTCAAGCAGAGACGAAAAAGCTGCTGGACATTGTCGCCAGATCCCTGTACTCGGAGAAagag GTGTTCATCAGGGAGCTGATCTCCAACGGCAGTGACGCTCTGGAAAAACTGCGTCACAAACTGATCACAGCCGGTGGTGAAACGGCTCCTATGGAGATCCACCTGCAGACTGACGCTGCCAAGGGCACCTTCACAATCcag GACACAGGAGTCGGGATGAACCAAGAGGAGCTGATTGCCAACCTGGGCACTATCGCCCGTTCTGGTTCAAAG GCATTTTTGGATGCTCTGCAGAACCAGGCAGAGGCCAGCAGCACCATCATCGGTCAGTTTGGTGTTGGATTCTACTCGGCCTTCATGGTGGCTGACCGTGTGGACGTCTACTCCCAGGCTTCTGAGCCGGGGACACCTGGATACAAGTGGTCCTCAGATGg CTCCGGAGCTTTTGAGATCGCTGAAGCCAGTGGCGTTCAACAGGGAACAAAGATCGTGCTGCACCTCAAAGACGACTGCAAGGAGTTTTGCTCTGAGGACAGAGTTAAAG ACGTTGTAACAAAGTACAGCAACTTTGTCAGCTTCCCGATCTTCCTGAATGGACGGAGGCTCAACACTCTGCAG GCCTTGTGGATGATGGAGCCTAAGGAGATTAGTGACTGGCAGCACGAGGAATTCTACCGATATGTTGCCCAGGCCTACGACAAGCCCCGCTACACGCTTCACTACCGTGCAGACGCCCCGCTCAACATCCGGAGCATTTTCTACGTCCCTGAGGCG AAGCCGTCCATGTTTGACGTGAGCAGGGAGATGGGCTCCAGTGTGGCTCTGTACAGCAGGAAGGTGCTGATCCAGACCAAAGCCACTGACATCCTGCCCAAGTGGCTGCGCTTCCTCCGAG gtgtggtGGACAGTGAGGACATCCCGCTGAACctgagcagagagctgctgcagGAGAGTGCCCTCATCAG GAAACTTCGTGACGTTTTGCAGCAGAGGGTGATCCGCTTCCTGCTGGACCAAGGCAAGAAGGAGCCAGAGAAGTACAACAAGTTCTTTGAGGACTACGGCCTCTTCATGCGGGAAGGCATCGTCACCACCCATGAGCAGGACGTCAAG GAGGATATCGCCAAGCTGCTGAGGTTTGAGTCTTCAGCTCTGCCAGTGGGCCAGCAGACCAGTCTCATGGAGTACTCCGCCCGCATGAAGGCTGGCACACGTAACATCTACTACCTGTGCGCCCCCAACCGCCATCTCGCAGAACACTCCCCCTACTACGAGGCCATGAAACAGAAAGACATGGAG GTGCTGTTCTGCTACGAGCAGTTCGATGAACTGACCCTGCTCCACCTCAGGGAGTTCGACAAGAAGAAGCTGATCTCAGCAGAGACGGACATCGTGGTGGATCACTACAAGGAGGAGAAGTTCGAGGACAGCAAACCCG CCTCTGAGCGTTTGACACAGGAGCAGGCGGACGACCTGATAGCCTGGATGAAGAATACTCTCAGTACCCGAGTCACCAACATAAAG CTGACTCCACGACTGGACACCCACCCAGCTATGATCACCGTGCTTGAAATGGGTGCTGCACGCCACTTCCTCCGCACCCAGCAGCTGGCCCGCAGCGCCGAGGAAAGAGCCCAGATCCTGCAGCCCACACTGGAGATCAACGCAGG ACATGATCTGATCAAGAAGTTGCACGCATTGAAGGACACAAACTCTGAACTGGCTGGACTGCTTCTGGAACAG ATCTATGACAACGCCATGATCACAGCAGGCCTGAACGACGACCCCCGGCCAATGGTTTCCCGCCTCAACGATCTGCTGACGAAAGCTCTGGAGAAGCACTGA